One part of the Vicia villosa cultivar HV-30 ecotype Madison, WI linkage group LG6, Vvil1.0, whole genome shotgun sequence genome encodes these proteins:
- the LOC131610983 gene encoding serine/threonine-protein kinase KIPK1-like — translation MGSLSGTGEIVEADIRICQSDSQFKISEKNNKPLVVNLGYKDNIYDDINKLFESIALKSSLPTDLSISQDGTMSHKLKKTLKQPMTVGVPRSPRVGSSENVNLKQALRELCISKASEVAAMKRLSKSTASPRVSEVGRIQTLYSSVVDEAGYSGPYVSEGKMPEKSKSPSLNKISQSIQAINSAREIGVTATQLVSGSSSIQSDSTCSSSKVGFQSQRVVPVQPEKQTSASSPSTCVSNTGRKSRLQTTSSSSTSVEGNTVKKLPHRAPRTVKMVIKNKNVSKKKVKEGLNSALCDPASNEVRKSVPGTDGLVCEKCRCALENTREDESKEITALDSTSLGTGVKSSNVHSGLNKTGLASTSGKISKAVAKVEKIQKSTKLKEQFDFSQSSKSSQGEYSSSTSTSDESNMSGSSCSTRPHMSKDVRWEAIRHAQMQQGVLSLKHFNLLKKLGCGDIGTVYLAELIGTSCLFAIKVMDIEFLARRKKMPRAQTEREILRMLDHPFLPTLYVQFTSDNLSCLVMEYCPGGDLHVLRQKQLGRCFSELAARFYVAEVLLALEYLHMLGVVYRDLKPENILVREDGHIMLTDFDLSLRCAVSPTLLKSSSDVDPAKVSGLSAQSSCIEPLCIEPSCQVSCFSPRFLPAAAKARKLKADAIAHVRSLPQLVAEPTDARSNSFVGTHEYLAPEIIKEEGHGAAVDWWTFGVFLYELLYGRTPFKGYNNEETLANVVSQSLSFPDDPLVNFEAKDLIRGLLVKEPENRLGSERGAAEIKKHPFFEGLNWALIRCAIPPELPEFCDFGVLDTASQGKGSKYLEYNEGEHVEFELF, via the exons ATGGGTTCATTATCTGGCACTGGTGAAATAGTTGAAGCTGATATAAGGATTTGCCAGTCCGATTCTCAGTTCAAAATATCTGAGAAAAATAACAAGCCTTTGGTAGTGAATTTGGGATATAAGGATAATATATATGATGATATTAACAAGCTGTTTGAATCAATTGCTCTTAAATCTTCTTTGCCGACAGATTTGAGTATTTCACAAGATGGTACTATGAGTCATAAGCTGAAAAAGACGTTAAAACAGCCTATGACAGTGGGTGTTCCTCGGTCGCCACGAGTTGGGAGTTCTGAGAATGTTAATTTGAAGCAGGCGTTAAGAGAACTTTGTATATCTAAGGCATCGGAAGTGGCTGCCATGAAGAGGTTATCAAAGTCGACAGCTTCTCCGAGAGTTTCGGAGGTTGGGAGGATACAAACATTGTACAGTTCAGTTGTAGATGAAGCTGGTTATTCTGGGCCTTATGTTTCTGAGGGTAAAATGCCAGAAAAAAGCAAGTCACCTTCCTTAAATAAAATATCTCAATCGATCCAAGCCATTAATTCTGCTAGGGAAATTGGTGTTACAGCTACTCAACTTGTTTCCGGGAGTTCATCGATTCAAAGTGATTCAACATGTTCGTCTAGTAAAGTTGGGTTTCAATCACAGCGTGTTGTACCTGTTCAACCAGAAAAACAAACCTCAGCATCTTCTCCGTCTACTTGTGTGTCAAATACTGGACGGAAAAGTAGGTTGCAAACAACATCTTCTTCGTCTACTTCTGTAGAGGGCAACACAGTTAAAAAACTGCCACACCGTGCCCCTCGCACAGTCAAAATGGTCATCAAGAACAAGAATGTGAGCAAGAAGAAAGTGAAGGAGGGTTTAAATTCTGCATTATGTGATCCTGCGTCAAATGAAGTTAGGAAGTCTGTTCCTGGCACAGATGGGCTGGTTTGTGAAAAATGTAGGTGTGCTTTGGAAAATACTAGGGAAGATGAAAGCAAAGAGATTACGGCCTTGGATTCTACTAGTCTTGGAACTGGAGTGAAATCGAGTAATGTGCACTCTGGTTTAAATAAAACAGGTTTGGCATCAACTAGTGGTAAAATAAGCAAAGCAGTTGCGAAGGTGGAGAAGATTCAGAAGAGCACCAAGTTGAAAGAGCAGTTTGATTTTTCACAAAGCTCGAAGAGTAGCCAAGGTGAGTACAGTAGTAGTACTAGTACCAGTGACGAGAGCAACATGAGTGGCTCAAGTTGCAGCACTAGGCCTCACATGTCAAAGGATGTTCGGTGGGAAGCCATTCGACACGCTCAAATGCAGCAAGGAGTCTTGAGCTTGAAGCATTTCAATCTTTTGAAAAAACTTGGTTGTGGAGACATCGGGACTGTATATCTTGCTGAACTAATTGGCACAAGTTGCTTGTTTGCTATTAAGGTCATGGACATTGAATTTTTGGCAAGAAGGAAGAAAATGCCCAGGGCTCAAACTGAAAGAGAAATATTAAGGATGCTTGACCATCCATTTCTTCCCACATTGTATGTGCAATTCACATCAGATAATCTCTCATGTTTAGTCATGGAGTATTGTCCAGGTGGAGATCTTCATGTTCTACGGCAGAAGCAGCTTGGTAGATGTTTTTCGGAACTAGCAGCAAG GTTTTATGTCGCTGAAGTCCTCCTTGCTTTGGAGTACTTACACATGCTTGGAGTTGTTTACCGTGATCTGAAACCCGAAAACATTCTTGTTCGAGAAGACGGTCACATTATGCTCACTGATTTTGATCTGTCGCTGAGGTGTGCTGTTAGCCCAACACTTCTGAAGTCGTCTTCTGATGTTGACCCTGCAAAAGTTTCTGGTCTTAGTGCACAATCAAGTTGCATTGAACCATTATGCATTGAACCGTCTTGTCAAGTTTCATGCTTCAGCCCTAGATTCCTACCTGCTGCTGCAAAAGCAAGGAAATTAAAAGCTGATGCTATTGCCCATGTCAGATCACTGCCGCAACTTGTGGCTGAGCCCACTGATGCAAGATCAAACTCATTTGTTGGTACACACGAATACTTGGCGCCTGAGATCATCAAAGAAGAGGGACACGGAGCTGCAGTTGACTGGTGGACATTTGGTGTCTTTCTTTATGAGCTTTTATATGGTAGAACACCATTTAAAGGTTATAACAATGAAGAAACATTAGCAAATGTGGTGTCTCAAAGTCTTAGCTTCCCTGATGATCCACTTGTCAATTTTGAAGCTAAGGATCTGATTAGAGGGTTGTTAGTTAAAGAGCCTGAAAACCGTTTGGGTTCAGAGAGAGGGGCTGCTGAGATTAAAAAACATCCCTTCTTTGAGGGTCTTAACTGGGCCTTAATTCGTTGCGCTATCCCACCAGAACTTCCGGAGTTTTGTGATTTTGGAGTTCTAGACACAGCATCACAAGGCAAGGGTAGTAAGTATTTAGAGTATAATGAAGGAGAGCACGTGGAGTTCGAATTGTTTTAA